CCAGGTGATTTTATGCTTAAACACCATCACAGGCCCTGGATGTGGGGGAATCAATAGAAAGAGTCACAACCCTCTTCCAAACTTTTAAACATGCCAGTATGTACAAAGCCTTACTGTAATGGATGGAAATTAGATGAAGCGGAATGCTAAAACAGTATATTGCACAGTCGATTGAAGCAACAATGGGAGTCCGAACCCACAACCTGCCCTTTCCTGAGCTAAAGCACCACTTCAAAACTACGCTAAATATCATTCATAAAGCCAAATATTCCTAAGGGGACTTATTCCAGGACTGAACCCATATTGAAACCAAGGTGATATGTCAAGCATTAATAGATCCAGATCTGCTTGGCATATTGACTTCAGATCTTTGCTTCAAAGTCAAGTGAGTGTCTGTATCTGGGTGTGTTGTTGCGTTTTATGTATAAATTTGTTCTTTCAAGTTTTGAAGAGACCTTGCTGACTCGCTACTGCCCAACAgtggattttgaaaaaaaatgttgaccaataatttttttttgccaccgTCCTCTGACTACtcgctcttctttttcttctgctgttCTGGGGAGCTGTTCCAGTAGTAGAGGACCTGGAGAGCGATGATGCCATTACAGGATGAAGATATGACATAGGTGAGGGCCATCAGGGAGTCTCCAGTTTCCTGTAGAGGATGACAatgatttcttttaaaaatagttGGTATTGCATGGTGGCCTGAAGGTGGCGCTATGGAGCATAACCAAATGTGGTCTGTCACACATCCCAAATATACTATATATCTGAAGTTGGGTTGTTCTAGCATCAAGCATTTAGGAATTATGCCTCACTTCTTTTTTGAGCATCTTTGCCCTCAACTTCATTTGTGCACCACGGCCAAACTGTTTGGATTTTCAATATTCTAGGTCTAGAAATCTAGGAAGTCCATTCATGCTGTATGCAAAATTTTACTGAGGTTGGATCGACTTTGCAGgagaaataatggaaaatactttttgtgtaaaattcaaaatggtggaaaaactAGCATGACAGAAATGAAAATCCATATGTGCAATGGATTCATCTTGAGCAAAGCAAAAAATGATTCTTGACTttacggttcaggagttattggccaaaaaGTAAAGCTTGTTATAGCACCACCATCTGGCTTTTTGGTGCCCTAGTAGAAGGACAGATTTGAAACATATCTACTAAGTCTGGTTGGACTTTGTTttagggaggaagaggaagaagacatcccattgacaaccagtgtagtattgatcaattctacaatacatATGTAATCAATTAAAAACTGCATCGtatcagaggtgaaccacacacacccacacacacacacacacaaattccctCCTACCTGTACTGAGGTGAAGATGCGAGCAAGGGATCCTGCAAACAGCAGGAAGACAGAAACAGCAGACAGCTGACCGGTGTGTCCGTTATGGAAGTTAGTGGCTGCCTGGATCAGCTGagacaaccaaacacacagttaGTCTTTTagaatgcgtgtgtgtttgttaattTCCACCTAAAATAGAATGTGTAATTCTGTTGCACaagtcctgtgtagctcaacgGGTAGTCTGCCACTAGTGTTGAAATGATctgttgtgtcatgtttaatACCCCTAAGTGGTTCGGACAAAAGTGTCCACCAAGAGCACAGAGTATTGTGAACattagtatgtgtgtgaaaCTATTATTTATTTCTGAGGATATGGTGATATTACAATTTGGCTATGAAAACTGAATTGGCTATTGTATTGGCAgtgtaaatgaataaaatgtgtacTTCTGTGGAATGTGATCAAAACGTCTTATTAGAATCATCTCAAGTGTAGggcttcccacagacaaccagtgtgatcaattctacaataaatatgtaatcaaactgaatcatatcagaggtggaccacactgactggactggatcccatttttaagaaaaacaacaatatcgGCCCTACCTGGGAATAGCTCTAACTGGCATATCGAGCGAGTTAAAACCAACCTACCCTGCCGATGATGATGGCTGGCATATTGGAGGCCTGCATGGTGGTGACCACTGACATGGGAGTGACGGGAGACAGCATGACGGCCAGCAGGCcaaaatacataaacatgaGAAGAAGACCTGAGAGAGGAGACACAAAGGGTCAAAGGTTATCCAAGAACATTTTCAGACCTATagtttgtttgctttggtcCATATCAGGGGACGAGGTGTTCCTTTATAGAATTGGGGCACTGATTTGGTTATGTTTTCTcagcatttcattcatttcgGTCATTGGTCAGAAAGTTGGTGCAGGAAAAGGACTTTCTTCCAGGAAAACCAACACGGAGCATCGGCATCATCAAATTGTCTGTGGGAATTGTACCTGTTGTACCATCGTCCAGCAGTTTAAATTGCTGGGGGTGTGGGGTgaagggtgggaggggtgagaggttgggagtgtcttgaaactccaatggaTGGGGAGTTtatgttccaaaacagagtagaaagtgagttttcaaagcTAGAAttagtcattggtattgatcaacaaccctatcagccctcacagatatattatgttttattgtgctatggggcagggAAAACCTTACTTCATGTAGCTTTAAACAACTgttaacattttcattttctattcAATACCTTTCTGAGATAATAGACTCTGGTGGTAAACCCACACATTAATGCACAGTGCTTCCTGTAGTTGGATGGGATCACCTTCTCTCTCCAAACAAAGCTCCAGGGTTGGTTTTGAAACTTGGTTGGTCTGACTGATAACCCAACTAAGGAGGAAACCACTCCAGAGATTGAACTACCTGCTCTGAACCAACTAGGTGTGAAAACTCCCTCAGGGTTTATTCAAACTGAAGAGGGAACCTCCCTGAAATACCTGATATTCACTGCTCCAAATTAATGAAGTGCCAACTGTTATTTTCAGCCAATGTAATTGCTGTTCTGTAGTACGACTGGCTGAAATAATCAAGTactatatttatacacacactatGTTTCAGAAAATGTTCCACCTTCTTTACCTTTAGTAGAGGTCTGAGCGAGGTGTAGCACAGTTCACACAGAAAAAACTTCATACCAGGGTGTCACATTCATTGGTACAATGACGTATTAGGCCAGTTTCTCCACtaaaataaactttaaaatGAAGACTAAAAACTGTTGTCCTATGAGTCTGCGTGACTGCGTCCCTGTATGATTGAACGTCGgtacaaaatggcggctctagaaagaagccctcactctttgattctgagggactgacagtTGAAAAAGACTCTGCTATCAAAACTCCAGCTGTGCTTAAATTTACATACATTCTCAAGCATAAGTACAAATTAATTCATCCGACTCTTTGCTTGGAAATGGTCGTACGCATGGCTTACGCACATATATGTACGTACGTACCgttgataaatgagggccctGGATACTGATGCGAAATTGATAAGTGAATAAAAAGATGAGCTTATCCTCTGAGATGGTAGGATATCACATTTGTCCCAAGCAGTAAAATATAATGCAACAGGCTGCTCACAGGTCAGTGGACAGATGAGAGCACCACTCCAAACACCATTTTACTGATGTTATTGGGCTGAGTGTGAACAAAGGCTTACCTCGGCCAGTTCTCCCTCCATAGTGCTGGATGAGGAAGCCAATGGTCACTGTCTGCAACATGAGGAACAAAGCCTCGCCCCACGCACTGAGGCAGAACACAAACCGTTAGTAAACATTTTGACACAGTAATAATTCTATCCTGTCCCCATTCTATCctgtcctttttttaaaacggagctgctatgatgcattacaaatttcagagaaatctgacaaCGTTCTATCGTATCGTATCCAGTTTTTTCATTGACTTCAATCATAAAATTAGAGACGAGAAAGTTCACACTCTGTAGTTTTACATATAGTGATGGAGAGAAGGGAACTGGAATCAAATGCATTAACTCCATAAGTGACGCTGCTATTCCACACTGTGTTCCAAACTACACCCTAAAATCCCATTAAATCCCTGGGATAAAGCCTAGACTTCTCTGTTGAACTGCCGCCAGAGCAACGGCATAGGTGCCTCCGGCGGTCCAAGCATTTATGGTTCTGCATCTGTGATTGTGCAGTACACCACTGAAACACTAGACGGCAGTAGTGTGCTTTCTTAACACggaagtaataacagaagaagtagtagtgtttacattaTCTGAAGCTCgtgttctgggatatttctcaccatGAATTCAGTGGCATCTGGTAGTCTTTTATAATTTGAGGATGAAGTGTACTACAAATCAATATATTAGCAGCtctcctcagctcgtctctcttctaTCTGCTCCATTGTCAGCAAccggatacaggtaggaggaaatacgAAGCGGTACAGCCACCGTTCTTGTGGTCGTGTGTTGCCCTACGTgtagttacatttttggagaggtgcaTGTAAGCCACGTGCATGACGTGCAAGTATAATTTGCGCTTAACAAAGGTAAAAATATAGCATTTTTGAAAAGGAAATATATTCACCATGTCTTATTACTACCTAAAGATGAAGAATGAATAATATATGTAGGTGAATATTTTGAATTCATTGCCTTTTCAAAATTAGGGCAAATTTTTCTAAGTTGTTTTCGGTGCAGTTTCTGCACTTACTTGAATAGTAAAATTATAGAAGACACAATGCGCGAAGTCCACTTTCTCTTCTCTAATTCGGAAAAAATGGAATACGTTTGCAAACGATTTTTATTGGATTATTACTGGAACTTTGTACTTTCACATTTTAGTTTCTTGGATTTCCAATCCACTTTGGTCTAAAATCTACGCAAAAGTTTGCaatcaaaactcaaaaaataaatgtattttgaaccAATTTTGTAGCACAAGGAAGTATGCAAAAATCAAAGCGGTTGAATACTTTTTACATCCTCTGTATCTGATTGAGAAGTGTATGTCCCAACCTGAAGGGGAAGTTGTTGGCTATACTGTAGGCCATAGTTCCTGTAATGGCGAACAGCTCCAGCAGCACAGAGTTGAAGCTCAGCCCCTCGGCATTCTTAGCTCCCATCAGCTTCAAGATCTGAGGTAGCTTCACTGTCAAAGAACAATGAAGTACAGATACAAGCCATGGAATTCAATttcaataatcacacacaaattcacGGCATCAGTTCCAGCAAATAGATAAAGACAGAAGAGGATGTGAGGTATTTACCCATCACAGATCCCAGGATGATGCCGATCCCCAGGCCTTTGCTCAGCACGATCTTCAGACATGGCACTGCGGGCAGATGCAAGCAATCATTAATTAATCAGATGTCATGGATTATATCAAGGCTATACAAAGTTAGAATTATTATTAGTTAGAAACTGATAGCtgttattttgtgctgatattcattatgtttacatttttccaaTTTAATTGGGATTAGAGATTTTTGTGTTCAGTGCTTCCCGAAGAATTGTATTCTTCTTAtcacctctgaaacagcatttagacactaaAATGGAACACTaacactctccactgaaacccaaactaattaaattattttagggttagcagctctttaaggcaggctaacaatgtttttttattattggtattattttatttctttttctaaccTACTGTAGCTTTTTCACTATTTAAGTGTTTTcatgtgatgtgtttgtttgtcctcGGCAGCAGCACTTAATGTCCCATGCAAATTTCCCcttgggacaataaagttcatcttatgTTAAATGGTCAGGGAAggacctccatcatatcagaggtgaacgaagaacatattttatatttaataaaaaaggTCAACATCGTCTCTAATGCTACTTATTTTACCATTCTTAAAGTGGAGAGGCATCAGTTCATCTTACTATTGGAACCTTTGACTATTCAATGCATTGTAGTCAATGAATgggttagccaatcagatagTGCCCTGTGTCTAGCCCCGCCCTCCCAGGCTGTCACAACAACcctcattcattcaaaacagTTTTCTATATTTAGTTGTATGGAAAACAGCTACAGCTTATCTACCACATACAACTAATGGTGGACATGAATGTATTGTGTGCGCGTGCCTGTTAACTGCCATTATACATTTATTACGACTGCTCACTCTTAACCCTCAGTGTCCCTTTTGCAGATAAAGCTAAAGCTAGCTAATCTGTTAGCCAACAGTTATGACAACTACATTTCACACTCAGCCCTCTGGCGTTCGTTAATAGAGACCAACAGTCAAGCACAGCCAGTCCAGTCATACTTCATTACTTTTAAGTTTGCTTATTTGCATACACGTTTAGCAGCTCTAAAGTTATCCATTCCCCCCACACCCACCACGGTGTTTGCGTAGAAGAAGACTGTCGAAGCTACTGTATATTCTTCCAGCTATGCacgtttgccgataagcaaggtaAAATAAAACTGCCACATTTTGCATGGCGTTTGGCGTGACATTTCAGCACAAGAGATAACGGCTCGTATCGGGCTTTTGAAGTCTACATAAGATTTATTTACATAAGGTTTTATCTGCGGCATACACTCAGACAAGAGCTCTAAAGTCACTGTCCGTCCAGCCAGCGAGCTGACTCTTTACGCCAATAAAAAGTGGGTCACTTACCATCCAGAAAGTTGAAATTGAGAAAAAATTCGTCGTAACACGATTCTGGCATGAAATAAGCCAGCAAAACCCCTTTAAGTGGATCCATAAAAGAGGAGCCTTTTTCCAAAACTGTTTCAGCCGCCATTGTGGAGATGGGCTGTGACGTTGAGTTTGTGTGTAACAAATAAAAAGTTCCCACCGACCCGCTTGTTACGACAAAGGGTCCGGACGTCAAGATAGGCTAGAACAGATAGAGAGTGTTTTGGCTATTCATTTGTAGTACCCTTTACCAAGGGATCCTGTATCACGttctattgttgttgttgttttttttttattaatactttttatttattgtcacaTTTCATTTATGCCTGTACATCATTTATGTCAGGCTGATTGACCATaatatcatctttttttttttttttttttttttttttttttaaagtagccTAATAAGATAAACAAGTCATGAGCTTCAAATGTAAATCAAGCATCAATACCTAAATTTCAAGAAGGAAAAAACTgcacaaaactgaaaaaaggaaAGTTTGAAAAACGgatatgtaaaaaaagaaaaggaaaagaaactaaaataAGTACATAAGAAATTGTTATTGTAGTACCCAGATTTCAAAATATCTGGGTTCCATATGGTTCCACTCATTCAATCGATCAGATAATTCATGGTGCAAGAGTaatacattttgtaaaaaaaaatattttgcaagACAGAGGCATTCACAATCATTGATGATAGCAATCTCATAAAGGAGTCTTGCTTCATCCTGTAGAATATAATAAGCTTGATAGAGATTGGCTGGAATCAACAATAGAATGAAGTTGGACAGGTGACATGGGGAAAACCAATTGCTGAATAACGGTACCACGTGACTAGCCAGCTAATTAATCTGTACACAATTTCATCAGTTATTAAGAGCCATCAGAAGAGGTTTGTGACtgaaaggttgctggttcaaaccCCCTGTGTggctggggaaagtgaatgagtaacacccTCCCCTCCTTACATAACTGTTGTTGTGGTGCCCTGGAGCAACACGCTGAACCCCCCACTGCTCCAGCTCATTGTGAATGtctggaactgtatgaatgtgaagcaggatgttgctggaaaagaacaTGGAGCACCGTCAATTTTCCCTggataaaaaagtaaaaaaaatagcctaaataCTGTTTGAAAGGTGtttatttaatgtaaaattaaatACTGCAGAAAGTAACAAGTGCAATAATGGAAGAACAGTGATACAATAATGCAAGAGGCCCTCCAAATTGATAGCCAAACTGAAGGTGGATCCATTATATTTAATGATCAGTTTGATGAAGTGAGTGAGGtaattcaaattcaacacaTCTTAACTCTACTCATATGCTACGTGGTGGACACTTTCATCCAACAGAGCCTTGGAGTATAGTAGGAGTGCATCCATTTTCAGCATGGGCGATCCCAGTGAAAATCGAACCCCTAGCTCCGACTATGTCAGTGCCAtttctacccattgagctacagggccacattcatacattcatgcatcagcagcagtgactgACATCTCTGATGGTATGATTTTAAGCACGGTGTCTCCATCAAGGCAGCCAAACACTGGAACCAGACTGTCTTGGAAGGTATCAGAGAAAGTATAAATGTGAACCCTGTTGTCAACATCATAAAAGGACACTTGACCCTCGCCAACGTCCACATACACCCCGACTAGCCGAGGCACGACCGCCCCCGGCAGCTCGGTGGGTTTATTGGTACAGGCCCACAGGCTGGAGCCCTGCCACAGGACCCAGTATCCTGTGCTGGGCGACATGGGGGGCTTTTGTTTCTTGGGAGCAGATAGTGACATGACGCCCATCCTCCAGCAACCATTTTGGGacacctccacctcccagtaGTGTCTCCCTTCGGTGATGACGGTGTCACCCAGAACGCAGGGCCACCCGTCGAAATGCTGGGCGGTGTTTCTGATAGTGCTGGAGTGCTGGAGCCCTGCTGCCTCCTGGACCTGCAGCCGGTTAGCAGAGACGACCAGCCAGGGATGACTGGTACTGGGATCCAACTGCACAGAGACTGGGGTTCAAGTAGAATATtaagtactagtagtagtagcagtaatagtagcagtagcagtagtactagcagtagcagtagtagcagtaatagtagcagtagtaatttCAAAATAAGTTCTGAAAGATGAAATTATGAAAAAGAAACTTACCTGATGCACTGTGAATCCACTGCCATACTGAAAGGCAATAGCATTTTAAAtcatattatcatttatttatatcaaACATTTTCTTTGTCCCAGTATGTTCTACTCTTATTATTTTGCACATATCCTCACAACACtgtcattcatgttttttatacttttcattcattcattgcatTCCACTTAATATGTTCTTGATATGTTGAAATTATCAGTgatgttatgtttaataccctccatttgcttttttctttgctgtatcctattatctACTACTGCAACAACCCAGTTTCCTCACagggatcatttaagtttcatctcattcagctctccacatccccaaccaaaaaaaccccaccagAATCGGCCAGTGGTTCAAGTTCCTGCTGGTTCAGCCAATCCTGGACGGAGGCACGCTAATGTACTGTAACTGCGACAACGTCCACATTGTGTCAAATTTTACTCCCAAATGTCACTTTGGTCGCTATTACGTCATTTTGACTGTGCGCACTCTGTcatgtgtgcttctgtgtgagGCATGAACCAGCTATGATATCTGAAACAATGCGGACAGCAACACCGTTACCTAATCGCGCCTCTGTCCAGGATTGGTTGAAAGAAGACGAAGGGGAACTGCCGGTCGATTCTGGTGGGTTTTTCTTCTTGCTGGGGATGTGGAAAGCtgaattttgtctttaaagTACTGGAGTTTTCAGGTTGCAGCCATCATGAGGAGTATGAGAGACACCAATGCCACGATACGCTGATGACACGTCTGTGTTCATATGGTGTTCCTGTGCGCCTAGCCACACAGAAAGCATGAACTTACCCAAATGACTCCCATTTTTATCCTGGAAAGGTATTTCAGAGGTTTGAAAAATCTGTTTCAATGACTTTTAAAAGCAAAAGCAACAGCTGACTCACCTGAATTGGGGATGTATTTGGGGCTTCCGGTCCCAGTCCTCCAGGCCTTCTGTTTGGCTGGCAGCCACAGCATGGATATTGCCTCCTGTAGTTCACATTCATAAAACATTATTATCCGCTGCTGGCACAAAAGAAGACATAACCTGTCTTAACACTAAAAGAATGTTTCAGAATGTTTTCCACcctcacaaaaatacaaatctgggcaattttttggcatgaaaatggtcaaatttgaagatattgagTAGCACAAAATATAATCTATCTGCAGCTTAAACCCAAAAATATTACCAGTGCTGTTTCAGTATGTTTGTGCACATTCATGcatgtgttcacacacacacacacacacacacacacacacacacctcagtatCGTGTGAGAGCAGCGACCAAGCCACAAACTCCAGCAGTGGGAGAAGCGCAGTCAACCTCGACCCCTTCACTCCTTTGGGACACAGCAGGTTCCTCAGCTCCTCATCGGATAGACCATTAGCcttgttaacacacacacacacacacacacacacacacacacacacacacgcacacacacacacacacacacacacacacacttttagtCTTGGGCttaaacatgaataaacagaaataatagacagaatttgtgttttttttccccctcctcacatcctctctctcctgtctcttggtctctcgcacacacacacacacacacacacacacacacacacacacacacacacacacacacctctttgaTGTTCCTCAGCTCTATTGCCCACTGTTGAAGCCGTTCATTCTGTTTTTCCAGAtttttctctgtccctcctggATCCTTCCTTCTTATCATCTTCTTATCTGTTGCCTTGGTTTCCTTTTTCAACTAGCAACAAAATGGAGAACCAGAGCATGTCAGAAAAACAGCTCTTTGATATTCCCATAATGAATCCCTATATGCTGTACAATAATGACTGATAGCCAGGCGAAACACAGGGAAAGCGGCCTTAATACTAAAAGTCTGTGCGTTGTCTTGtagttattattgtttattcaaAGCTCCATTAATCATTAATAAGAtgaaaagcttgttgtggtgtggctgtagatccattcaatcagatgtatcagaGATTAAATTATTCTGTCcctagtcaaaaacagcacagaaatgaaccatgtctattAAATCCAATTCTGTTGGGACAGGCAAGTCGCCTGTCCCAACAGAATTTAATAGACATGGTGCGTTTGGAAATGCAATCAACTGTTCACAACTGGTTCACATCCACTGTACAGAAAtccaaactgcatcaacagaaaatccaaggaaaagacatcagtgctggacacaccttttgactgacaggtgatctctgcaaagtgcagtgcagaaacaccacagcaatgagtgcttagcaccaaagatggagacaaaataaaaaaacaaaataaggatgccatggattaccactttaacggttaaatcaatgaataaaatgtaagGTTAATGACCATGTTGATCTGGTCCAGCTCCTTGGCCCAGCAGAGGatcagactgctgctgctctccaggCTTCTTGGCTTTGCAGTGTCCCCCTCTGGTACAGATCTCTTACTGTCATGCTTCAGCTATAATGAATTAAAGGAACAGTTAattactcaccctcatgtcagctgaaacacaggtgaagtttgtatgtccacctAACACACAACGAGTTAGCTAGCGCAGCTCCTTCTCCAAACTGGGAGCtggatctttagagttccacaaagggaaaaaatagaaaGGCCTACTGCTGAAATGTATGTGGTCCCATTATATCCTACCTCCAAGAGCAGATCTAAGAATGCTCATGTGTCTTTTTATCCATAAACAGTCTATTCTGGACTGTCTGGGTTAAGAAGTTGTCTGCATTCTAAGTCCAGAGCACCTAGCCCGCTTCATTGTTCAAGCTTGGGAGAAGTGCCCTGGGTTCTTTATACCAATATTTAAAATATCCTTGTACTTTAACCAAATGCATTACCAGCTCCCAAGCTAATTTACCACCATCTGCCCTCCCTGTGGCTCATGCTATGCACTTTTGACTGCGTTTTGAGCCGTGTGCCATTGATTCAGAATTATAGAGCCCTAAGAGTActtattttagattttagaccaaaaaaaaaaaaatgtattgtttgggCTAATTTTGTGgcataaataaatgtgaaacaagtCAAGGGGGTTATAATTTCATAAGTGTAGTATAAGTGGATCCTGTGTGGTGTACCTGGCTGATGTCCTTCACCTCCTTTGCCAGGTTTTTAAGGAACTCAAGACACTCTGTCAACGTCTGTATCTCTTTCAGATCAggctggaaagaaagaaagaaagaaagaaagtaagtaATAATTTATGTAATCAGGTAGTCTCATTCAgtctcttccttcttcccttcctttctttcttggtgttttattaaagaatatcaaaagtcaaaaagtccttcctaccttcctccactccttccatcctcctttcctccttccatctttctttcctctactctttcctgccttccttcctcaACTCCTTCCCtacttcttcccttccttcttctaccttctttttttttttagaccttGTAACCACTTGTTTACCTTGCCGATGGAGGATTTGCCCAAAGCCATACAACTGTTTGTCGGTCTCTGCAAATCCCTTATCTGtaagaacagaaacaaacaacatttaaacaaaaactgaaatgttCTAACTTGTGTAATTTCATGCACTGACCGATCATCATGTTTGCCCATTTGCTGCAAATAGATCCAAATTCACCTGGACTTCATTGAGTGATGGTTTATTCCATGGTACCGAGCTGCACAATCTGCTCTTCTCTAAGGCTCTATCCTATGTATATTTGAAGGAATACAAGATTTTATTaattacacaaaaaaacacagacataatGAATTCTGTTGAGCAGAGAAGGGCAAGGCAAGAGACAGAGTCTGGAGAGGGAGATGATAGCCTGATATGCAATCTCTGA
This region of Centroberyx gerrardi isolate f3 chromosome 23, fCenGer3.hap1.cur.20231027, whole genome shotgun sequence genomic DNA includes:
- the mpdu1b gene encoding mannose-P-dolichol utilization defect 1b, whose protein sequence is MAAETVLEKGSSFMDPLKGVLLAYFMPESCYDEFFLNFNFLDVPCLKIVLSKGLGIGIILGSVMVKLPQILKLMGAKNAEGLSFNSVLLELFAITGTMAYSIANNFPFSAWGEALFLMLQTVTIGFLIQHYGGRTGRGLLLMFMYFGLLAVMLSPVTPMSVVTTMQASNMPAIIIGRLIQAATNFHNGHTGQLSAVSVFLLFAGSLARIFTSVQETGDSLMALTYVISSSCNGIIALQVLYYWNSSPEQQKKKKSE
- the LOC139912651 gene encoding E3 ubiquitin-protein ligase TRIM39-like encodes the protein MFYECELQEAISMLWLPAKQKAWRTGTGSPKYIPNSVWQWIHSASVSVQLDPSTSHPWLVVSANRLQVQEAAGLQHSSTIRNTAQHFDGWPCVLGDTVITEGRHYWEVEVSQNGCWRMGVMSLSAPKKQKPPMSPSTGYWVLWQGSSLWACTNKPTELPGAVVPRLVGVYVDVGEGQVSFYDVDNRVHIYTFSDTFQDSLVPVFGCLDGDTVLKIIPSEMSVTAADA